ACAACAATGCCACCATTTTCACACTCCATTTGTAATTGTAAATCATCAGGAGGGTTTAGGATAGATGGGTGGCTCAGTTTAGGACTTAGAGAGACATCAACGCTTTGCCAAATgttaatagataaatataaatatatggtTTGTGTAAATTGCATTCAAGTTTATAGCTGCAGGTTGTGATAGGGTACAAGATCTTCTCCCAAATGAAAAATTTGAATGACTTAAATTTATGGCATAAATGATTGGTAATTGAATCTTAAAGTTCCAGATTCTTCACCAGGTACTGAATTTAAAAGTTCATCTGAAAACTCTGATCTtaataatatattgaatctAAGAATGGAATTGATTAGattacatgtattttattttcaattcaaatattgactaaatctaaaaaataagtGAACGTAAGATCATCTCCAACAGATGGTTCTTGGATACAAGTTGGGTTTTACTATTGTGTAAGTAAAATAAGTTGTTAgtctcaaaaaaattatattattttggttttagtttttaagtttttttttatcaacttttaatctctaaaaagtttgtttttatttttatatcaattattatgtatattttgaatttttaatgattttttgcaATAATATTTGGGACATCTTAAGAAATTTCTTTaccaaaatttagaatttttatgaaatggttaattaaatatgaatttttaaacacaaagaacttaaaaatttatatttaattcatcatttattaaataagtttaagtcgttaaatataaacattactataaaaaatcattaaaaaattcaaatgatacacaataattgtttcaaaccaataacaaaaaatgaaaaggaaaacTTTGAAGAGACTAAaagttgatgaatttttttataaggactaaaagtaaaataatgatAGTTATCgagattaaaaacttatttaacctttaaaaattaataagaaCATAAGTTGGATTCTACTCTCGGAGTAAAAATTGGaaaatattctttaatttaCGTAACATTTTAGGGCCCACAAAATGAgagttgaaaagaaaattatcATTCATAAGAACTTGAATTCAAattataatagaaataataattaattagactTTATTGcaattaaattttagattattaaaATCCCACTTCtatgaaaatcaaattttagatgATTAAAATCCAACTTCTATGAAAATCAAAtgattaataagaaaaatattactaaCTTCATCTCTCTCTACATAAGACTTTCttgaaatttttctttattcttttttataagaCTCTCTTTAAATTTTCTACCACCAAAACTAATTATTCtctttcttcaaaaataaatttataaaactaatattaatttttaataaatttaatataactatCTATTTTCCCGATTCCCATTATTTTTCTTAAGCACTTATGTACAGCAAGAAAGGTACTAACATGAAAATGCACCCACATTAAAACTCTAGAAAAGAGTTTCTTAGAGTTTgatttagtttaaaaaattacttttcgatttttaaaaataaaaaaaaaatttgaaagacctcttttcaaaaactgtttttgtaaaaaataagatataaataaataattaatatatctaaatacAATATAATTTATGCTACACGTCAAAtcacattaataattaaaaaatttgaaatatatatcaattatgcgagttgaaaaaaataaaaacaaacaaaaaaatatagttaagtttgatttatttatttttcccaATAATTTTAATGATCAGTGTTACATATAGTTTTTTATACGAAAGTGTTACATAGTTAGTTACTTCACACACacaaaagttaatattaattacaaCTTAAGTTTCATATTAACGTGCatatgatttttatataaaGCGTATTATAtgttagttatatttttttttcaacaaatttattaattacaattaattttctTCATTGAACGAATTCTATTAGTTCTCTTTTTCTTCGTAATACCCTTTTGTGATTTGTCGTCAAATTGTAAGTGCGACGATTTTAGATTTTTTGTGAGGCATTTTCTCCAATTTTGGTGTTTCTTATAGTTGAAATTGACATAGTAAATTGAGTTAAATGTTCTCATATTTGTAGACACGTTTTTGCTATTAACTTGTGTATAGCTCTTGAATTTGTATGTATTCTATTGTttgaattaaaaagtaaaattgaatGAATTCTATATAATTCAATGTTTGTTTCTTCTCAGGTTTAGGAACTCAAAAAATCAGTCTTGACCCTtccttattttttatgaaaccAAATGCATTCGCTCTTGTTCACCTCATTCGTACTGCCACTGAACTTAGCTGCCGCAAATTCGGACAACAGCTCCACAGTTATGCTCTACGTTCTGGTTatcattattcaaatatctATGTCTCAACTTCCCTCATCAAATTCTATGTCACAATCCACTTTTTGACTCATGCCCACAATCTGTTTGTTGAAATTCCTCAACCAAATGTAGTTTCTTGGAACACTTTGATTTCTGGGTATGTGCAAGCTGGCAAGTTTCAAAAAGCATTGTCGCTTTTTATAAACCTAGAAAGGTCTCAAATTTGTGCTGACACGTTTTCTTTCACATCTGCTATGGCTGCCTGTGCCCCACTGAGCTTGTTGAAACTGGGAAGCTCAATTCATTCCAAGACAGTGAAATTGGGAATGGCTAATGACACTGTTGTTGCAAACTGCTTGATTAATATGTATGGGAAATGTGGGTCGGTCGAACCTGCTGTTAGAATATTCTCTGATATCGCTGATAAGGATGATGTTATTTCTTGGAATTCAGTCATAGCAGCATGTGCAAACAATGGAAATATTGAACTTGGGTACAAGTTTTTGCAACTCATGCCGAATCCTAATGGTATTTCTTATAATGGGTTGATAAATGGCATTGCTCAAGCTGGGAAGATAGAAGATGCTGTTTGGATTTTGTCAACTATGCCCTGTCCAAATTCATCTTCTTGGAACTCCATAATTACTGGATTTGTGAATAGGAATCGAGTTCAGGAAGCTTTGGATATGTTCGGTAAAATGCATTTGAGAAACTTGCCGATGGATGAGTTCACATTTTCAATCATTTTAAATGGTATTGCTAGTCTGTCGGCCTTAACGTGGGGGATGACGATACATTGTTGCACAGTAAAGTATGGTGTAGATTCATGTGTAGTTGTAGGGACGGCCCTGATCGACATGTACTCAAAATGTGGGCGGGCGAACAATGCTGAATCAATATTCAATGTGCTGCCTAATAGAAATCTGATTAGCTGGAATGCAATGCTATCTGGATATGCTCGCAATGGTGATTTTGCACAAGTTAGCAGCCTCTTCGAGTCGCTAAAAATGGAAAGAGATATAGAACCAGACGGTATCACGTTTCTTAACCTCATATCAGCATGTTCCCATAACCAAATACCATTTGAGACTGCAATTCGTTACTTTGATGCCATGATGAATGAATATGGGATTGCACCGTCCATTGAGCTTTGTTGTTCGATGATACGACTCATGGGGCAAAAAGGAGAGTTGTGGAGAGCACAAAAGATGATACATGAACTTGGTTTTGAGTCATGTGGAGTTGTTTGGAGGTCTTTGCTTGGTGCTTGTGGAACTCAGGAAGATTTACAAATAGCAGAGACTGCAGCTGCTAAGGTGATTGAATTGGAGAGGGATGAAGATTATGTCTATGTGATGTTGTCTAATATGTATGCATCTTTTGGAAGATGGGAAGATGTTAATGTAATTAGGAGTCTCATGAGTAAGAATAGAGTTAGGAAAGAAGCAGGTTCTAGCTGGATAGAAATAGATAGCTTTGTGCCATATCATTAAAGAAGCATATGTCTGTCTTCGAAGAATAGCCTAGTAGTAAGGGTTAGAACACCAAAGGAGTTATATGTAGGATTTCGACCGAGTTACTAACATTTCCTCTTCTCTTAACAAACTAACCACTTAACatttttgtctataaaaaaagaACGTGTCTAATCCTAAATATTGAGTCATATGTTCACTTTTTTGTTCTGCTTACTCAACAATTAGCAATGTTCCAAAATATAGTTTTGACTATCACACCCCTAAGAATCAACCAAGGTGGTCTCACCAAGCTCAATTGGTTTCGATCAAGTGAAAACTTgaggaaaaaaattataggttCAATTCCTTGCTATGAATCTTTGATCCTAAAAGGCATCAAATTACACACTTGGAATTTCTTAGTAATTCATGATTAAAAAGGAATATGGAGAGAATAAGAGAAGACACtagagaaataattaaataattgaatatcaAAAGTTTGTTTGACTAATGAGAAAGTAAAGGTAGAAATTACACATAAAAAGAGATAGTGCATTTCAAGACATCCACCCGAATTGAAAAGAATGTAAATAagtaaaaagttatttaaattgaCAGAgttaaccaaataaaaataaggtAGAACTCAATTTTTCTATcctattatatataataaaaaagtaagtcCATATGTACAAAAGTGAAAGATTAAATGAATATAATATCTTATATAATCTTACAAAAGTTATGATATATTATTCGGTCTCTCTCTCCTAACATATACACAAACCATGAGGGTGCTACTATTATTTGTGATTTCGTAAGTATTAGACTTTGGACAAAAATTTATCTCTTTCAAAACAACATGCATTTTTCAAACTCTTATCGATCCAACTTTCTATAGACTCAATTTCAATCTCCTTACACATGATTACTTTATACTTCCAGATATGTCCCATGTATCCAAATCATAGATTGTAAATTATCTCAATTCTTGACTATTTTTTTCCGATTAAATAAAAGTTCAGCTGAGTTAGGTTTTGAAAACTCGTCAAAATCAAGACTAACCTCAAAGAACGTTGACAGAGATACTTATCGATCACCCCCACAGAGATCCTTACACACACATAAGTAATGCATTGCATGCTTGTCATATAAGATGCGATTGATAAAATCTCTAAAAACGATTGTGAGCCCTTAGCTTCTTTCCTAGACAACAGACATTGAAGTCTGCATCGTATTAAAGTATTGGCTGGACTTGATAGATTATCATTTTATTCTCAATTCAAAATATTgacaaaatcaaaatagagtATTGGCATAACTTGTTTTTCCTTTTGGCAAACCGAAATAAGTACAAATAAAAGTGCTTAGATGAAAATGTACCCTCATTAATACTCAAAAGTGTTTgccagaaagaaaaaaaaaagcgatataaatagagattaatcCTGACTCTAGCAAAGTTTAGAAAGAAAAGGGACTAGAACCGGGGGCGGTTAGAGGGTGAGACACATCACATATCAATTTGATCAACATCTACAAACAAGGAATTTTCATATACAGCACAGCCTATAGTGCCATAAGACAAAAGGATCAAATCacatttaaatatgaataatactAAACCAATATGACCAACCATCTATTGAACTATAGTCTCTGCCTAAAACAAAGGAAACAAGAATTTCCATTCCCAGGTTccctattataaataaatatacaaatctaTGCTGGGTGTGTCGGTCATCTAATAACTGTACGGCGTCGTTGCAAGCTCCTTCAGTTCAACCCTGGTTGTTATTACCTGTTAAATTTACAAGCTATCACAGGTTAGAATGCTAAAATAGAGCCAACTCAACCAGCAGCAAAAAACACACTTGAAATAAAAATTCACGGGGAATTTGAATATGCTCACCCTTAGGAATATTACGATTATGTGAAAACGAAGGAATCTTTGAGACTATCAAAGAGCTCTGCAATCCTTCTAATAGCTGCCACAAGTCAAAACACAATATACGATTAAAACACAAGGTGTACTAATACTACGGTTTTACAAAGAGTAAAAATGGGTTCATAATTAGGAAAAGACTAAAACAACTAGGAACAACCCACTATCAGTTATACAAACATAACATACTCTGGAAGTTGGCTGGATCCTGCGATTGGATCTCCGGGGCTCAACGACGTCAGATGTTGATGGCGTGGGTTTGTCATTTAAAACCTTTCCACCGCCACCCTTGCGCAACTTATCACCCGCAGGTGCAAGTTTTCCCTTACTTGCTCTTGATGTGAATGTCCTCTTAGAAGGAAGAGTGTCCGATGAAGTTGCCTGTGATGAAAATACCATCGGTACTTGTGTTGTTCCATCAGTTGTGGTGTAGGATGATTTCTCCACCTGAATTTCACTCTGTGAAGCATTCTTGAAATGATTTGAAGAATCCTTCGTCATATCTGTATGACTTGTCAGATCAGTGGTAAGAGAAGATGCATTGGATACAGAAGTGTTTCTTGGCGGGTTCACTCTACCCAAAACACCCTGTGGTTTTCCATATTTAGTCTTGGGCTTAGAGTCAGCTCCAGATCCAGATTTCTCTTTAGTATCATTTTTGGAACTATTTCTCCATCCTCGGAGTCCTGATCCTTGAGGGATCAAAGAATTGGCAATTTTAGTCGAATCATTTTTATCATTAGCCTTGCTGCTCCCATGTGCATCATAATGCTTGCTTACTTCCATAAACTTCCTTTTCTTCCCAGGTTTAGGAATTCCAAAAATCACTCTTGATCCTTCTTTTTGAAGACCAGTCCTCACCATTCTACGTGCATCCTGTTTGCTTTCATTCTTGCTGCTTTTACCAATGTTAAATACTTTCTCATTTTCAGTCAAATTAAGCAAGTTCATCTGATCAGGGTTTTCCGACTCCACAGCATCCATACTTTTTGGCACCTCGTCTTTCCCTTTCACCTCTACTTTACTCATACTACCCAGCTTTGGTCGCTTTTCATGTGGTGTATCACCCTGTAtacaaaattgtaaaatttagcACAGACAGACATGCAGTTGGGACATCGTGAGCAGTTGAAACAGGAGTACCTCGTGCGTAGAACTGTCATTTGCTCCCACCTTGGAAAATTCAAGCCATTTCCCATCCTTCCAAATAAGGGATGGACGGAGATGCCAAGCTCTAAGAACTGATGTTTCTCCACTAGCTACAAAAAACCAGTCAGTTTGTATATTTCCTAGATGTAGGTGCTAATGTgcaataatttgttaaaaagaaACTAGGCACCATAAAAACAATGTTTTATCAAATCAAACAGTATACATACCAGGAATGTGGATGGTTAAAGTTGTTTCATCTTTCTTATTCTTCTCCGTGATTACACCTTCCCGCCAGCTGATAACAAAACTACCATGTTAGAAAACTTCATAGTGATGATATGAAATTCTATATACAAACATAATGAAGTAATAGTGTATCGTAGAAACGGCCATTAATAAATAGctaatgaaaaagaaaaagagcaGAAAGGATACCTTTCTTGTATCCATGCGTCAACCTTATCCCCGATAGACCATGCATAATCTCCCATAGCTGTTCGGCGTCTCTTTCTTGGTCCTTCATGTTGCAAACTAGTCAGAGGGCGAGCAGTGCGTATTCTCGGTGGCTTGTCTCCTTCACATTCAAGTGAAACCCATTCCTTTAAAGGCTCTGCAAGCAATTCATAATGAATGACTACTCACTAATACGAAATTGAAAAGATCCCAGTTAAAAATGGGCTGACAAGTCAACATTCAATAGCAACCAGGTGTTTACTGCAGGCCATGGGAGATAACATGAACATCTTatgtacaaaatcaattttcagtcctatttataaattaatgagTACATTATGCTCTCCTCTCTTATGTAAATCTACATTTCTCTCCTTTGAGAACTGAATATGTAATTCACTTTAAATAGTTTTAAGGTAAACGAACAATTTAATGGTGAGGAATGACTGAACGATGTTGGATTTTTCTCTTTAGAATTTCCAATATCATCGATAACTAATTCTGAACACTTCATTCTTATTGCTTTTAAGATTTTGGAAGATAGAATGTACTCCTAAAAATCTGTTTTATGGGATTTGAAAATCCCTTAAaacctattttatttattgttccATTTGTGACAGGAGTTCGAAACTATATGTTAATGATAATGAGAGTCAAAGATAATGAGAAATTTGTGCATAAGAAGtttgaatattaaaatagatCACAGCGTAATGCATATTTACTTCTCAGGAGATGGAATGTAGATCTTTATAGCATTAGAGGGAATGGAAGGGGAGTATAATGTAAGTTTCTCTCTAAGGAGGGAATTGTAATTTTATCTAAATTTCTTCCCTTTTGACAAGCACATTCAGAAAAATACCAGTCAGTCAGTTGTTATATAGCTCTATCACAGAATTTACAGCCAGGCCATGGGAGACAACATGGACACCTTATAAACACCTACTTTATAATGATTTATCCACAATCCATTAATCTATTTTCAAAGCCtcaattgtaaaataattacttacgacaaacaaataaataaataaccagTAAGTCAGTTATATAGTTTTGTAACATTTCCACCCTGATGATCTCCTTTAGAATAATCCTCCTAATTGCACACACACATTAGCAGCATCCGTAATCCTTTGGCTTTACCATTAACAGTCAGAGTATGGAAATACAGTCAAACCATTTTTGTAACTTGTCAACTAATAAGCTTGACTAACCTTCAACAGCTACAAGTGAAGTGTAGCATACATAAGCTTTACCATCTTTCAAGCTTAAAATATTTGCTATGAACCATGCAGCTTTAtaaccttcatcatctttgaaGACCTGATATATATGATAGCTTCAGTTTACTAAGAAAATTCTAATTCAAAAGCAATAAGAATCAGCATAGCCTTTTCCCACTAGGTTGGTCAGCCAAAAATCTAATTGAAAAGCAACacattaattttcaaaattgtaaAGAATTCATGTAAATTTGATTGAAAACTATACTagatgaaaaagaaataaagaaataaacaaaGGACAATGAAAACAACCTCCACAAGTGAGCCCTCCTTGAAACTACTTTCGCCAAGATTTTCAGATCCATTAATAACAGTGAAAGAAGAAGCCTGTATTTCAGGCTCAGATCCAAGAACCATGTCAACAGGCTTGACTAAATCAGAAACATTGCGTGCCTTTTGTCCTCTTGAATTCTTTTCATTGATCATGATAGAAGCTGACATTCCACTAGATGAAATGTCTCTGTTTTGTATTATATGAGAAGTTTCGGGGATATCTCTGATAATGTCAATGTTCACAAGATCTCTGGTCATGTCTTTCAATAATCCAACTTCCCGAGAAGACTCTGGTGCTGCTTTCAAACATCCTTCTGGGCCAGCTTCTACCAATTCGATTAATGGCAAAGGATCACCCATAGTTACAATCTTTCCTGCTTGAGATACAGCTTCTGCTGCAAGCTCAGCAGCCTTTAAAATGGCATCCATATTCTCAGCTCTTTTGGTGGCAGCTGAAGCTGCTTCCACTCTCCTTCGAATAGCTTCCTTTGCAACTACAATGATTGAACCGGGGCTATTGGTTCCATTTGTTCCCTTCAAAATGGAAGCAGGCGTAGCTTGTCCCACTTTACTAGTACCCTCGGTAAGGAAATTTTTACTTTGGCTGGAATTTTCGCAACCAGATGAAATCAATGCTTCATCGGCCATCAATTTTGCTTGAAATGCAGCATTTGATGCAACATTAGCAGCTGCAGCCGCTGCCTTTGCAACTGCTGCAGCAGCTGCAACCGCAACTGCTGCATTGGCTAATTTGGCCTCAATATCTGGCATCAATCCAGAACTTTTATGCTTATCCAACTGACTCCATAACTCTAGGCTATGATTCACTGCAGCAGCAGAATGAGCAGAAGCTTCCTCTGCATGTAACCTAGCCTCCTTAACTTTCATAAGAGACTCATCTGACAGAATCCTATTCTCAACACTCTGATCATTTTTGGGTTGATCAGCTAGAGGAGATACAGAAACAACTGATTTCTCAACAGTAGATATTGGCACATTGTGAACAGGGGTCACAACAGCAACAGAAGTAGATGCACGGCTAGCGACAGCTGGAGTCAGAGACTGCAAAGGCTTCTGGCCAAGGTCCTCATATGGCACAgcctttttcctttttttgggCTTTGGATCTGAAGAATGCTGAGCAGGTGGTACTGTCACAATGTTGGCATCAAGCTGAGAAGTCCCAACAAGAATACTTTGTAAGCCTGTGCTGGAGGCAGGAGGACCAGGAGTAACATTTTTTATGCTTGAGGAAGGAGGCAAAGAAGATCCCTTGACTGAACCTAACTTAACTGTATCTGAGGCAGGTGATGCAGAAAGATGGGTGCTATTGTCAGGCGCGGGAGTTGCAGACCCAATCCATGGTCCACGTAGGGGGGCTTGGGATATCCATGATGTGTTATGTCCAAGAAAATTTCTCGGAGGTGGAGATTGATAATGATGCAGAGGAGTATGTGCCTGTGAATAATCCACAACAGAACCTCTTGCAAGGGCACTGGATTGCAGTGAATCACATGAGAGAGTTGGCAGACTCCAGAGAGGAGATGATAGAGGTATTAGGGGAGTAGTAATAGTTGGAGTAGCCTTGCTGCAACCTCTACCAAGAGGTGAAGAGATACCTTTCCCTTGAAGCGCACTTTGCTTAACTGTTGAATCAGATGTTCTTGCAGCTGCAGATCTCAATTAGCAAGAGTTAAACAATCACATTAACTAATCAAACTAGCAAAAAAGctacatataaaaaattcacaaaaaataCCAGATCGTGATTGTAGAGGTGTTTCTGGGTTGATGGGATGAGATTTTTGACTATGCTGCCTTTCTATGCAGACACGCCAGACATTCTCCCAAATGCTCCTTCCACCATCTAAAAACACTATCTAGGAACTCAGGTTTCTTGTTTTAAGaacaaaaaggcagaaaaaaaagAGGCATGCAAGTAATTCACAATACACAAAAAGATTAACCTGTCCCCCCAAAAGCTGATATCATATGTGCCTCATCTGGTGTTGTGCCTTGACTGCAACAATATCAGTAAAAGCAATTATTGTGACAGTTGACTATCAAGCTAGACAATATAGAACATAAATAATAGCTATATCATGCAGATCTAAATGTCTTCCATGCACCTTGGCTCCCAGAAGATTGTGATTGAACAAGTAACACGTTCAAAGTCCAACATGCCAATGATAACAGAAAGGTCAAAAAATACGATCAACAACCGATGATTCTCAATTTTCAACTTTTCAATCACACATCAAATTATGGGAAATGGGGATGTTAGGTCTGGTCTCTTATGGGGAATAGGTGAAGAAATGCAAGATAAATGATTGTTAAGTACATGCAGACAT
This region of Cicer arietinum cultivar CDC Frontier isolate Library 1 chromosome 8, Cicar.CDCFrontier_v2.0, whole genome shotgun sequence genomic DNA includes:
- the LOC101504440 gene encoding protein SWOLLEN 1-like isoform X2 is translated as MDYDDSDFESQNLHLASEGSSKFPPVLRPYALPKFDFDESLQANLRFDSLVETEVFLGIESNEDNQWIDAFSRGGSNIEFSSTAAGACSISRHDNVWSEATSSESVEMLLKSVGQGEYNPRQTVIQESDACDELACLAKQMDSNPKPDDRNEFKVDDTDLQPPGGTNTSFYGLKENVGIEQSQAGVSQSHENDLSIDVSSGILEPNDVCQNIDIPISEGSPTFFTNDKGNNTKQGEVEIVADDLHHGEMHDSSALAVETDITESSMHNMVNEQQGPQQTQTNNQNSESSLTNQEAVVDTQTLDESAVGADTHHPDKSVFSIPTQETLEGGSVVKGSETGLSSLEDSMGMGTIAVSDLQKEERCSEDIWSCDLSRANASKNLVLLKDVAMADQSAPDTCTLPKVSIKDDSVFEGQVVEVSNSSYGICPNLQQTVDVMEKKTYSVSNVPKENESLNTSGDHMDTGILSSKSEASMFPAEENSISVVSEGNNDNMLGGFSVSTNSSIVGESTQTCVNNEPDRQSDLEKFDQDDFVNDEEKTKICSDMSQMHSDVALSHLGDKGVVSSLLSACSMQSELTTSCVSINVKPVNNSASQVVSENISLTSCEIMNDTPPSEVVSTHGATGDNNVQRVTTVELSSSEGKEEIDMKIAEEAGIPIIARSSEQEIAPCPVKETEKLHTSGHLICDMESDSMLGVGMHDAAKIGEPQKTIDDKATQECTKEISKPPVLCESSEKQGDGVTISVIEDDKETLQEIHDKSPSKELGDDLVRNKDCVSTAPLSDSCVKLPETGSFPANTNCSTPSTFRSPFQTEKDEDRGKAYANQNPPASDLKNCGTNNTLTTAQVLKGNTASKDDRSSTPEVNYVVDLSMKDTVDVNTEDVGKRHSAPVITTSNASIALEESPSTSVLGPSKTKTVANISCGSPQISDREATLSASKATPERKTRRSSNKAAGKESARRGRVKGATPARQSERDDKSTKVSLSSSSGFKLMQSNEVQQYGHIDSSSSKSFVHINTSTSSLPDLNTSTSSPVLFHQPFTDLQQVQLRAQIFVYGALIQGTTPDEAHMISAFGGTDGGRSIWENVWRVCIERQHSQKSHPINPETPLQSRSAARTSDSTVKQSALQGKGISSPLGRGCSKATPTITTPLIPLSSPLWSLPTLSCDSLQSSALARGSVVDYSQAHTPLHHYQSPPPRNFLGHNTSWISQAPLRGPWIGSATPAPDNSTHLSASPASDTVKLGSVKGSSLPPSSSIKNVTPGPPASSTGLQSILVGTSQLDANIVTVPPAQHSSDPKPKKRKKAVPYEDLGQKPLQSLTPAVASRASTSVAVVTPVHNVPISTVEKSVVSVSPLADQPKNDQSVENRILSDESLMKVKEARLHAEEASAHSAAAVNHSLELWSQLDKHKSSGLMPDIEAKLANAAVAVAAAAAVAKAAAAAANVASNAAFQAKLMADEALISSGCENSSQSKNFLTEGTSKVGQATPASILKGTNGTNSPGSIIVVAKEAIRRRVEAASAATKRAENMDAILKAAELAAEAVSQAGKIVTMGDPLPLIELVEAGPEGCLKAAPESSREVGLLKDMTRDLVNIDIIRDIPETSHIIQNRDISSSGMSASIMINEKNSRGQKARNVSDLVKPVDMVLGSEPEIQASSFTVINGSENLGESSFKEGSLVEVFKDDEGYKAAWFIANILSLKDGKAYVCYTSLVAVEEPLKEWVSLECEGDKPPRIRTARPLTSLQHEGPRKRRRTAMGDYAWSIGDKVDAWIQESWREGVITEKNKKDETTLTIHIPASGETSVLRAWHLRPSLIWKDGKWLEFSKVGANDSSTHEGDTPHEKRPKLGSMSKVEVKGKDEVPKSMDAVESENPDQMNLLNLTENEKVFNIGKSSKNESKQDARRMVRTGLQKEGSRVIFGIPKPGKKRKFMEVSKHYDAHGSSKANDKNDSTKIANSLIPQGSGLRGWRNSSKNDTKEKSGSGADSKPKTKYGKPQGVLGRVNPPRNTSVSNASSLTTDLTSHTDMTKDSSNHFKNASQSEIQVEKSSYTTTDGTTQVPMVFSSQATSSDTLPSKRTFTSRASKGKLAPAGDKLRKGGGGKVLNDKPTPSTSDVVEPRRSNRRIQPTSRLLEGLQSSLIVSKIPSFSHNRNIPKGNNNQG
- the LOC101504440 gene encoding protein SWOLLEN 1-like isoform X1; this translates as MDYDDSDFESQNLHLASEGSSKFPPVLRPYALPKFDFDESLQANLRFDSLVETEVFLGIESNEDNQWIDAFSRGGSNIEFSSTAAGACSISRHDNVWSEATSSESVEMLLKSVGQGEYNPRQTVIQESDACDELACLAKQMDSNPKPDDRNEFKVDDTDLQPPGGTNTSFYGLKENVGIEQSQAGVSQSHENDLSIDVSSGILEPNDVCQNIDIPISEGSPTFFTNDKGNNTKQGEVEIVADDLHHGEMHDSSALAVETDITESSMHNMVNEQQGPQQTQTNNQNSESSLTNQEAVVDTQTLDESAVGADTHHPDKSVFSIPTQETLEGGSVVKGSETGLSSLEDSMGMGTIAVSDLQKEERCSEDIWSCDLSRANASKNLVLLKDVAMADQSAPDTCTLPKVSIKDDSVFEGQVVEVSNSSYGICPNLQQTVDVMEKKTYSVSNVPKENESLNTSGDHMDTGILSSKSEASMFPAEENSISVVSEGNNDNMLGGFSVSTNSSIVGESTQTCVNNEPDRQSDLEKFDQDDFVNDEEKTKICSDMSQMHSDVALSHLGDKGVVSSLLSACSMQSELTTSCVSINVKPVNNSASQVVSENISLTSCEIMNDTPPSEVVSTHGATGDNNVQRVTTVELSSSEGKEEIDMKIAEEAGIPIIARSSEQEIAPCPVKETEKLHTSGHLICDMESDSMLGVGMHDAAKIGEPQKTIDDKATQECTKEISKPPVLCESSEKQGDGVTISVIEDDKETLQEIHDKSPSKELGDDLVRNKDCVSTAPLSDSCVKLPETGSFPANTNCSTPSTFRSPFQTEKDEDRGKAYANQNPPASDLKNCGTNNTLTTAQVLKGNTASKDDRSSTPEVNYVVDLSMKDTVDVNTEDVGKRHSAPVITTSNASIALEESPSTSVLGPSKTKTVANISCGSPQISDREATLSASKATPERKTRRSSNKAAGKESARRGRVKGATPARQSERDDKSTKVSLSSSSGFKLMQSNEVQQYGHIDSSSSKSFVHINTSTSSLPDLNTSTSSPVLFHQPFTDLQQVQLRAQIFVYGALIQGTTPDEAHMISAFGGTVFLDGGRSIWENVWRVCIERQHSQKSHPINPETPLQSRSAARTSDSTVKQSALQGKGISSPLGRGCSKATPTITTPLIPLSSPLWSLPTLSCDSLQSSALARGSVVDYSQAHTPLHHYQSPPPRNFLGHNTSWISQAPLRGPWIGSATPAPDNSTHLSASPASDTVKLGSVKGSSLPPSSSIKNVTPGPPASSTGLQSILVGTSQLDANIVTVPPAQHSSDPKPKKRKKAVPYEDLGQKPLQSLTPAVASRASTSVAVVTPVHNVPISTVEKSVVSVSPLADQPKNDQSVENRILSDESLMKVKEARLHAEEASAHSAAAVNHSLELWSQLDKHKSSGLMPDIEAKLANAAVAVAAAAAVAKAAAAAANVASNAAFQAKLMADEALISSGCENSSQSKNFLTEGTSKVGQATPASILKGTNGTNSPGSIIVVAKEAIRRRVEAASAATKRAENMDAILKAAELAAEAVSQAGKIVTMGDPLPLIELVEAGPEGCLKAAPESSREVGLLKDMTRDLVNIDIIRDIPETSHIIQNRDISSSGMSASIMINEKNSRGQKARNVSDLVKPVDMVLGSEPEIQASSFTVINGSENLGESSFKEGSLVEVFKDDEGYKAAWFIANILSLKDGKAYVCYTSLVAVEEPLKEWVSLECEGDKPPRIRTARPLTSLQHEGPRKRRRTAMGDYAWSIGDKVDAWIQESWREGVITEKNKKDETTLTIHIPASGETSVLRAWHLRPSLIWKDGKWLEFSKVGANDSSTHEGDTPHEKRPKLGSMSKVEVKGKDEVPKSMDAVESENPDQMNLLNLTENEKVFNIGKSSKNESKQDARRMVRTGLQKEGSRVIFGIPKPGKKRKFMEVSKHYDAHGSSKANDKNDSTKIANSLIPQGSGLRGWRNSSKNDTKEKSGSGADSKPKTKYGKPQGVLGRVNPPRNTSVSNASSLTTDLTSHTDMTKDSSNHFKNASQSEIQVEKSSYTTTDGTTQVPMVFSSQATSSDTLPSKRTFTSRASKGKLAPAGDKLRKGGGGKVLNDKPTPSTSDVVEPRRSNRRIQPTSRLLEGLQSSLIVSKIPSFSHNRNIPKGNNNQG